The sequence CGGTCATCTTCGACCGGGGCGGTTTCGATAGGGCCGTTTGGAGTAAGTCGCTGGCGGGACGGACGCGGTGATCAGGCTATGGGATTTCAATGAGCGCAAGATGTCCGGCGGGGTTCCGCGAGGATAGGGAGCGATGGGCTCGGGTGCATCGAGCTCCGTATCCGGAGGAAAATTTGGGCGGGTTCCCCGCCGTCGAATGCCTGTTGTGAGTGCCGCCATCGGAGTTGAAGCGCACGACTGCATGGCATGCTGTGGCACGCGGTCGTGACGGATGGATAGCAACGGGGCCAATAGAGTGGCGCTCACGAAGTATCATCGCGAAACCTCCTGGGCAGGAACGGGGCCAGTCCGGTGCCGAAGTAAAGCTGGCCTTGGGTCAGACGTTCGACAACCAGCATGATGCCGGAACAGGCTGGACAGCGTGGAGTCGGTGGCTCGGGCCGATCGGCGCATGTTGCCATACCGAGTAGCGCGCGGCATTGCTCAAGTGCTGCGCTTCGCCTGCGGTTGGCGAAGAGTCCAAAGTGCCGGATGCGCACCAGACCACCGGGGAGAACATGCAGCAGGAATCTGCGCAGGAACTCGTCTGCTGAAACAGTCATGACCTTTTTCTTGCCGCCGTGGGCATAGTCCCGCCAGCGGAAGGAGACGCGATCGTTTTCGAAGGCCACGAGGCGATGGTTGGAGATGGCGACGCGATGGGTATAGCGGGCCAGGTAGTTGAGAACGTGTTCGGCGCCGCCGAAGGGCGGCTTGGCATAGACCACCCAATCCTGCCGGAATAGCTGCCGCAGGAAGCTGAGAAAGCATCCGGGAGCGGCCAGATACTGTTGTGAGCCATGCAACTGAAGCTCACTCTGCGCGAAGAGTTGCTTCAGGCCAGCGACGAACTTGCCGCGGAAGACTCGACTCAGTGCGTGGACGGGCAGGAAGAATCGGCGTGAGGAATCGATCCATCTGGAGCCATCGGGAGCCAGGCCGCCTGCGGGAACGATGTAGTGGACATGGGGATGATGCTCAAGGTTCTGTCCCCAGGTATGGAGTACGCCGAGGAATCCGATGTCGGCTCCCAGGTGCTTC is a genomic window of Terriglobia bacterium containing:
- a CDS encoding IS91 family transposase; the encoded protein is MSRPTLEVADIVRRTGNSFWKKQQSHLAWPHRKVLDAIARCRTAALGGHRDQCVRCGYQAISFNSCRNRHCPKCQGNARAKWLAARSAELLPVPYFHVVFTLPHELSALALQNKRLLYDLLYRTSAATMLELARDPKHLGADIGFLGVLHTWGQNLEHHPHVHYIVPAGGLAPDGSRWIDSSRRFFLPVHALSRVFRGKFVAGLKQLFAQSELQLHGSQQYLAAPGCFLSFLRQLFRQDWVVYAKPPFGGAEHVLNYLARYTHRVAISNHRLVAFENDRVSFRWRDYAHGGKKKVMTVSADEFLRRFLLHVLPGGLVRIRHFGLFANRRRSAALEQCRALLGMATCADRPEPPTPRCPACSGIMLVVERLTQGQLYFGTGLAPFLPRRFRDDTS